In Pseudoxanthomonas indica, the following are encoded in one genomic region:
- a CDS encoding phage major capsid protein, whose protein sequence is MSKIKALRERHNALARELQDITEQNPGATWNAEHQAKYDANMAEIEQVRAEIRRLEAVAALEVEDRARELGIEIQDRPAQSPAAAAARSLLNKWLRGGDGALSAEEWNTVRNAMSTGTASEGGYTVETSVATELIKAMKEFGGMRSIATQFGTDQGNPMNWPTMDDTGNTGELIAENTTATSQDAAFNTVGLPVYKWSSKIVAVPFELLQDSQLNIDSIVVGLCATRLARVQNTYFTTGTGTSQPRGIVTAAGSGKVGTTGQTTTVTYDDLVDLEHSVDPAYRNQAGVGFMMNDASLKVIRKIKDTEGRPIFVPGYETGNPGGAPDRLLNRPITINQDMAVMGANAKSILFGVLGNYRIRDVMSATLFRFTDSAYTKLGQVGFLAWQRAGGNLLDVSGSTVKFYQNSAT, encoded by the coding sequence ATGAGCAAGATCAAGGCTCTGCGGGAGCGTCACAACGCACTGGCCCGCGAATTGCAGGACATCACCGAGCAGAATCCGGGCGCAACCTGGAACGCCGAACACCAGGCGAAGTACGACGCCAACATGGCGGAGATCGAGCAGGTCCGCGCCGAGATCCGTCGGCTGGAAGCCGTTGCCGCGCTCGAGGTCGAGGACCGTGCGCGCGAACTGGGAATCGAAATCCAGGATCGCCCCGCCCAGTCCCCGGCTGCCGCAGCCGCCCGTTCGCTGTTGAACAAGTGGCTGCGCGGCGGTGATGGTGCTCTGTCGGCAGAAGAGTGGAACACCGTGCGCAACGCCATGTCGACCGGCACCGCATCGGAGGGCGGTTACACCGTCGAGACCTCTGTCGCCACCGAGCTCATCAAGGCGATGAAGGAATTCGGCGGCATGCGCAGCATCGCCACCCAGTTCGGCACCGACCAGGGCAACCCGATGAACTGGCCGACCATGGACGACACCGGCAACACCGGTGAGCTGATCGCGGAGAACACCACCGCCACCTCGCAGGACGCCGCGTTCAACACCGTGGGCCTGCCGGTCTACAAGTGGAGTTCCAAGATCGTCGCCGTGCCGTTCGAGCTCTTGCAGGACTCGCAGCTCAACATCGACTCGATCGTCGTCGGCCTGTGCGCGACCCGTCTGGCGCGTGTGCAGAACACGTACTTCACCACTGGCACCGGCACCAGCCAGCCGCGTGGCATCGTGACCGCAGCGGGCTCGGGCAAGGTCGGCACCACCGGCCAGACCACCACGGTCACTTACGACGACTTGGTCGATCTGGAGCACTCGGTCGATCCGGCCTACCGGAATCAGGCTGGCGTGGGCTTCATGATGAACGACGCCTCCCTGAAGGTGATCCGCAAGATCAAGGACACCGAGGGTCGCCCGATCTTCGTGCCTGGCTATGAGACCGGCAACCCCGGTGGCGCCCCCGATCGCCTGCTGAACCGTCCGATCACGATCAATCAGGACATGGCGGTGATGGGCGCCAACGCAAAGTCGATCCTGTTCGGTGTGCTGGGCAACTACCGCATCCGCGATGTAATGTCCGCCACTCTGTTCCGGTTCACTGACTCGGCCTACACGAAGCTCGGCCAGGTTGGCTTCCTCGCGTGGCAGCGCGCCGGCGGCAACCTGCTCGACGTGAGCGGCTCGACGGTCAAGTTCTACCAGAACTCCGCGACCTAA